In Camelina sativa cultivar DH55 chromosome 16, Cs, whole genome shotgun sequence, a single window of DNA contains:
- the LOC104752087 gene encoding replication protein A 32 kDa subunit A-like, with product MFSSSQFEPNSAFSGGGFMSSQAYESSSSTAKNREFQGLVPVTVKQITECFQSGGEKSGLVINGISLTNVSLVGLVCDKDDSKVTEVRFTLDDGTGRIDCKRWVNETFDAREMESVRDGTYVRLNGHLKTFQGKTQLLVFSVRPIMDFNEVTFHYIECIHFYSQNSESKGQQAGDVTQSVNTTFQGGSNTNQAVPLNPVVSSQNDGNGRKNLDDMILDYLKQPACTARQQGIHIDEIAQQLKIPKNKLEGVIQSLEGDGLIYSTIDEYHFKHVEL from the exons ATGTTCTCCAGCAGCCAATTCGAGCCTAACTCAGCCTTCTCCGGCGGCGGATTCATGTCTTCTCAGGCCTACGAATCCTCTTCCTCTACCGCTAAG AATCGTGAGTTTCAAGGTCTTGTTCCGGTGACGGTGAAGCAAATCACCGAATGTTTTCAATCCGGTGGTGAGAAATCTGGTCTCGTCATCAATGGGATCTCACTTACAAAC GTCTCACTTGTTGGTCTAGTGTGTGACAAAGATGATTCAAAAGTCACAGAAGTTAGATTCACTCTTGATGATGGTACAGGACGTATCGACTGTAAAAGATG GGTGAATGAAACTTTCGACGCTAGAGAAATGGAGTCTGTGCG TGATGGAACTTATGTGCGTCTCAATGGTCATTTGAAGACGTTTCAGGGGAAAACTCAGCTTCTTGTTTTCTCAGTCAG gcCGATAATGGACTTCAATGAGGTTACCTTTCACTACATTGAGTGTATACACTTCTACTCCCAGAACTCTGAATCAAAG GGGCAACAAGCTGGTGATGTTACTCAGTCGGTTAACACCACGTTTCAAGGTGGATCAAACACAAACCAGGCAGTACCATTGAACCCT GTGGTGTCCTCTCAAAACGATGGGAATGGTCGCAAGAACTTAGATGACATGATTCTAGACTATCTAAAGCAACCTGCTTGCAC AGCAAGACAACAGGGGATACACATTGATGAAATTGCTCAGCAATTGAAGATCCCAAAGAACAAGCTAGA GGGCGTTATTCAATCACTAGAAGGAGATGGTCTGATATACTCGACAATCGATGAGTATCACTTCAAGCACGTCGAGCTTTGA
- the LOC104752085 gene encoding selenoprotein H-like → MAPPKSKVDGEGKGKAVATTTPSTRVLRSMNRKTRSDTRRSGSSSKLVQLESPEKKKRKTKAKDGGAAATKLKKENEEEEEEEVTVKVEKEEEEHGEDDAAEEANEEDDSGKKKIVIEHCKQCKSFKERANQVKEGLEEAVPGIIVTVNPDKPRRGCLEIREEGGETFISLLGMKRPFTLMKELNMEEVIKDIVEKIK, encoded by the exons ATGGCGCCGCCGAAGAGTAAGGTTGACGGAGAAGGAAAAGGTAAAGCTGTAGCTACTACTACGCCGTCGACAAGAGTGCTTCGAAGCATGAATCGGAAGACTCGAAGTGACACTCGGCGAAGTGGTTCTTCTTCTAAGCTTGTTCAGCTCGAATCtcctgagaagaagaaaaggaagacgAAAGCGAAGGATGGTGGAGCAGCGGCGACGAAGCTTaagaaagaaaacgaagaagaagaagaagaagaggtcactgTGAAAGTcgagaaagaggaggaggaacatGGTGAAGATGATGCTGCAGAGGAAGCAAACGAAGAAGATGACtctgggaagaagaagattgtgatCGAGCACTG CAAACAATGCAAATCATTCAAGGAGAGGGCAAATCAGGTGAAGGAAGGTTTGGAGGAAGCTGTTCCTGGCATCATTGTGACTGTGAATCCTGATAAG CCAAGGCGTGGTTGCCTTGAGATTCGAGAGGAAGGTGGTGAAACATTTATCAGTCTTTTG GGTATGAAGCGCCCATTTACACTGATGAAGGAACTGAACATGGAAGAGGTCATTAAGGACATCGTGGAGAAGATTAAATGA
- the LOC104752086 gene encoding uncharacterized protein LOC104752086 yields MDTESIRLDVNVEATSQDPSLGLLSTVRITVKRGYFEEFIIEKNDDHHSIKSVGSYRNSPPGPDSKFILKLRTFEPKDVYRTLHSQLHDGLLSEYIADEIVVQALRQRIKSSNLPQQPLFMTGTVKLTQKVYNVVPCYSAPSATNLESTCAISLEDLDLSRTEDYCQMPHCSHCYHNDCFNKWRDRHNQQDCSCPLCRKLVD; encoded by the coding sequence ATGGATACTGAATCAATCAGACTCGATGTTAATGTAGAAGCTACGTCTCAAGATCCGTCGTTAGGGTTATTAAGCACGGTGAGAATCACTGTAAAGAGAGGGTACTTCGAGGAGTTTATTATAGAGAAGAACGATGATCATCATAGCATCAAGAGTGTCGGATCTTACCGTAATTCTCCACCAGGTCCAGACTCAAAATTTATTCTGAAACTCCGAACCTTCGAGCCAAAGGACGTCTATCGAACCCTCCATAGCCAACTCCACGATGGTCTCTTGTCCGAATACATAGCTGATGAGATTGTTGTCCAAGCCCTACGACAAAGAATCAAAAGTTCTAACTTGCCACAACAACCTTTATTCATGACAGGTACTGTTAAACTGACACAGAAGGTGTACAACGTTGTGCCTTGTTACTCTGCTCCGTCTGCAACAAATTTGGAGAGTACTTGTGCCATCAGTTTGGAAGATCTGGATCTGTCTAGAACCGAGGATTACTGCCAGATGCCTCACTGCTCGCATTGTTATCATAACGATTGTTTCAATAAGTGGAGAGATCGACATAATCAGCAAGATTGCTCATGCCCTCTCTGTCGCAAACTAGTTGATTAA
- the LOC104752084 gene encoding fasciclin-like arabinogalactan protein 3, with the protein MGLKVSSSLLCLAILLAVSSVVSAVNITRALEKYPEFSSMTELFAKTELTPIINKRQTITVLALSNDAIGSISGRPEEELKNILMNHVVLDYFDELKLKALKDKSTLLTTLYQSTGLGQQQNGFLNCTKSNGKIYFGSGVKGAPQTAEYITTVFRNPYNLSVVQISMPIVAPGLGAPVKVPPPPPMSSPPAPSPKKGAATPAPGPAEEEDYADSPPGLAPETAPASAPSESDSPAPAPEKSGKKKMPAADEAEPPSSASNTGLNFGAVLVIGFVASFAGF; encoded by the coding sequence ATGGGTCTCAAAGtctcctcttctctcctctGTCTCGCCATCTTACTCGCTGTTTCCTCCGTTGTATCAGCGGTTAACATAACCCGAGCGCTCGAGAAATACCCTGAATTCAGCAGCATGACTGAGCTTTTTGCCAAGACGGAGCTCACGCCGATTATCAACAAACGTCAGACCATCACCGTGCTGGCTCTTAGCAACGACGCTATTGGTTCCATCTCTGGTAGACCCGAGGAAGAGCTCAAGAACATCCTTATGAACCATGTGGTTCTTGACTACTTTGATGAGCTCAAGCTCAAGGCTCTCAAAGACAAGAGCACATTGCTCACTACCCTTTACCAGTCCACCGGTTTGGGACAACAGCAAAACGGTTTCCTCAACTGCACCAAATCTAACGGAAAGATTTACTTCGGTTCCGGTGTGAAAGGCGCTCCCCAAACCGCTGAGTACATTACGACAGTTTTCCGTAACCCATACAATCTCTCTGTGGTTCAGATCAGCATGCCCATTGTGGCTCCTGGACTTGGTGCTCCGGTTAAGGTTCCTCCACCCCCACCCATGTCttcgccaccagctccatctcCCAAGAAGGGTGCTGCCACTCCAGCTCCTGGACCAGCCGAGGAAGAAGATTACGCAGACTCTCCTCCGGGTTTAGCTCCAGAGACCGCACCCGCATCAGCACCATCAGAATCTGATTCACCAGCTCCGGCACCAGAGAAGTCTGGTAAGAAAAAGATGCCAGCAGCTGACGAGGCTGAACCACCTTCTTCTGCGTCTAACACTGGCTTGAACTTTGGTGCTGTCCTTGTTATCGGGTTTGTTGCTAGCTTTGCTGGGTTCTAA